A single region of the Liolophura sinensis isolate JHLJ2023 chromosome 9, CUHK_Ljap_v2, whole genome shotgun sequence genome encodes:
- the LOC135475596 gene encoding endoglucanase E-4-like, with protein sequence MTEFENKALAASPIKPLCWFRKADDTFVALNKTDKPQSLLDHLNTQNNRIQFTMEQGCNKTIPFWILGHNSAIKQSPVTLTSQSPHFWKDSKTREIDIMFLQTLFLSLAFVATCSAHNYGTVLSKSILFYEAQRSGDLPSNNRVSWRRDSATNDKGDNNRDLSGGWYDAGDYVKFNFPMAWAVTVLAWGILDFKSAYQASGQYQNALKQIKWPLDYFLKCHPNANTYYVQVGNGDVDHGYFGRPEDMNMWRPAYKITTNKPGSDIAAETAAAMAAGYLVFKDSNRGYANTLKTHAIQLFNFAKNYQRKYSDHGSEFRFYTSSGYKDELVWAAAWLYRATRDNTYLRYAENNINQLGNGPAWAFSWDDKKAGAQVLLHQLTGRYKSAVEGFLRSWRPGSMTYTPQGIAWRNQWGPNRYVANTAALALLAHKNNIRISMGNRNNRDWACHQIDLLLGDSGRSYVVGYGNRYPKKPHHRSSACPVNRSQACNVNTFNDEGRNNPSILNGALVGGPGSDGSYEDRRGDYIKSEVAVDYNAGFQTAVAGCKQLKG encoded by the exons atgacagaatttgaGAACAAAGCCTTAGCTGCAAGCCCCATCAAACCTTTGTGTTGGTTCCGTAAGGCAGATGACACATTCGTAGCACTAAACAAGACTGACAAGCCCCAGTCCCTActagaccacctcaacaccCAGAACAACAGGATACAGTTCACCATGGAACAAGGATGCAACAAAACCATACCGTTTTGGAT TCTGGGTCACAACTCTGCTATAAAACAGTCCCCCGTTACGCTAACCAGTCAGTCACCACATTTCTGGAAGGACTCCAAGACAAGAGAAATTGACATAAT GTTTCTTCAGACATTGTTTTTATCCTTGGCTTTTGTGGCCACGTGCTCAGCACACAACTACGGCACTGTGCTCTCCAAATCCATTCTGTTTTACGAGGCTCAGCGCTCTGGTGATCTTCCTAGCAACAACCGCGTCTCGTGGAGAAGAGACTCGGCGACTaatgacaagggagataacaacAGGGATTTGAGCGGTGGCTGGTATGACG CCGGTGACTACGTGAAGTTTAACTTTCCCATGGCTTGGGCCGTGACTGTCCTGGCCTGGGGAATACTGGATTTTAAATCGGCTTATCAGGCCAGTGGACAGTACCAGAACGCCCTGAAACAGATCAAATGGCCCTTGGACTACTTCCTGAAATGTCACCCAAATGCGAACACATATTATGTCCAG GTTGGCAATGGTGACGTTGATCACGGTTATTTTGGACGTCCGGAAGACATGAATATGTGGCGCCCTGCTTACAAAATCACGACCAACAAACCCGGAAGCGACATCGCCGCTGAGACGGCAGCCGCCATGGCCGCTGGATACCTCGTCTTCAAGGACTCTA ACCGAGGATACGCCAACACACTGAAAACACATGCCATCCAGTTGTTTAACTTCGCTAAGAATTATCAAAGGAAGTATTCGGACCACGGGTCGGAGTTCCGATTTTACAC ATCCTCCGGATACAAGGATGAGTTAGTGTGGGCCGCGGCTTGGTTGTACCGTGCCACGAGAGACAACACCTACCTCAGATACGCCGAAAACAACATCAACCAGTTGGGAAATGGACCCGCCTGGGCCTTTTCCTGGGATGACAAGAAAGCTGGTGCACAG GTCCTCCTCCACCAACTCACTGGGAGATACAAGTCGGCTGTGGAGGGCTTCCTAAGAAGCTGGCGTCCTGGTTCTATGACTTACACCCCTCAGGGTATAGCCTGGAGAAATCAGTGGGGACCCAACCGCTATGTGG CCAACACCGCCGCATTGGCTCTACTGGCTCACAAAAACAACATCAGGATAAGTATGGGCAACCGTAACAATCGGGATTGGGCTTGCCATCAGATAGACCTGTTACTGGGCGATTCTGGGAGGAGTTACGTCGTAGGTTACGGAAACAGGTACCCGAAGAAACCCCATCACAGATCCAG CGCTTGCCCTGTGAACCGTTCCCAGGCCTGTAACGTAAACACCTTTAACGACGAAGGTAGGAATAACCCAAGCATCCTCAACGGGGCGTTGGTAGGTGGCCCCGGAAGTGACGGAAGTTATGAGGATCGGCGTGGGGATTACATCAAGAGCGAGGTTGCTGTCGACTATAATGCCGGCTTCCAAACAGCTGTTGCAG GCTGCAAGCAGTTGAAGGGGTAG
- the LOC135475406 gene encoding uncharacterized protein LOC135475406 translates to MESGVSVTERLRLRRDKGRGLLHKIGVAQLALGAVAIILGAVTLVYAAPNGTFIYYIGTPLWCGLFLLIGGFLGIKGSHERDGPGDLPTGRQRAFIVANYGLTITVMTPALLTVVYCGIAVAWCTKTPPTDYQDACKHFPNENTLMAIINVITGTMITLTTIPCMIFYCLYARAFGLRVNNYMSTATDPIVEEQMRQQADVIRQQQEEIQRLAQRQNVMEKQLTSGHTPMDAPPPYDEPVPAVGVEKA, encoded by the exons ATGGAATCAG GTGTCTCCGTTACAGAGCGGTTGCGACTACGCAGAGATAAAGGAAGAGGGCTCCTTCATAAAATTGGCGTCGCTCAGTTGGCTCTTGGGGCCGTGGCGATCATTCTGGGAGCAGTAACCTTGGTGTACGCGGCACCAAATGGTACATTCATCTACTACATCGGAACACCTTTGTGGTGTGGGCTCTTT CTGCTGATTGGCGGATTCTTAGGCATCAAAGGCAGTCATGAACGAGACGGACCGGGAGATCTTCCGACAGGCAGACAGAGGGCCTTT ATCGTGGCTAACTACGGCCTGACGATCACAGTAATGACGCCAGCCCTTTTGACCGTGGTGTATTGTGGGATAGCTGTGGCCTGGTGCACTAAAACTCCACCAACTGATTACCAGGACGCATGCAAACACTTTCCGAATGAGAACACACTAATGGCTATTATCAACGTAATCACTGGGACGATGATAACATTAACCACAATCCCTTGCATGATTTTCTACTGTTTATATGCAAGAGCTTTTGGCCTTCGTGTCAATAACTATATGTCAACGGCTACAGATCCCATCGTGGAGGAACAAATGCGTCAACAAGCGGATGTCATACGCCAACAACAGGAAGAAATCCAGCGTTTGGCGCAACGTCAAAACGTCATGGAGAAACAACTGACATCTGGACATACCCCAATGGACGCCCCTCCCCCGTACGACGAGCCTGTGCCTGCAGTGGGGGTGGAAAAGGCGTAA
- the LOC135475453 gene encoding caspase-2-like isoform X2: MLRLEVDRLRQLPQGASWAALSTAQQAHTPHISQMTTVSAGGQCIAQATVTPRVSERGEIVMAASGDTGRIQAESSMATSMETDMDMGSSSSNKGADDSSGERVHLYQQENMSGYAICEDKYRMESNPRGYMLIINNITFSNPEWNRAGAEADGENLISVFRQLGYLIEYQKDLTAQEMKDMVKTYSELDVHNHVDSCIMAILSHGDLNGMVYGVDGIRVNFKEMYGCFNIDKCPQLQGKPKLFILQACRGQRWNSSHVGTPESEFDVVPFDLQCETGQSDAGTHILLSPEISRSIPTNSDVILAYSTTEGEVSYRNTVQGSWYIEALTKVFKEYHRSKHVVDLLIKVNDMVASRHQSDSQGHQMPAPVIMTRKSWYFNAPAEKDV, from the exons ATGCTGAGATTGGAGGTAGACCGTCTGCGGCAACTCCCCCAAGGGGCATCATGGGCAGCCCTCAGCACCGCCCAGCAGGCACATACCCCTCACATAAGCCAGATGACCACAGTGAGCGCAGGTGGTCAGTGTATTGCTCAGGCCACTGTCACCCCGCGTGTGTCAGAAAGAGGGGAAATTGTGATGGCGGCCTCAGGAGATACTGGCCGTATCCAGGCTGAGAGCTCCATGGCCACTTCCATGgagacagatatggacatgggGTCATCCTCAAGCAATAAAGGTGCAGATGATTCCAGTG GAGAACGTGTTCATTTATACCAGCAGGAAAACATGTCTGGCTATGCCATTTGCGAGGAT AAATATCGCATGGAATCCAATCCTAGAGGCTATATGTTAATTATAAACAACATCACATTTAGCAATCCAGAGTGGAACAGAGCTGGGGCAGAGGCCGATGGGGAGAATCTGATCAGTGTCTTCCGTCAGCTGGGCTATCTGATTGAATATCAGAAAGATCTTACTGCTCAG gagatGAAAGACATGGTTAAGACTTATTCTGAGCTGGATGTACATAACCACGTGGATTCCTGTATCATGGCTATTCTGTCTCACGGGGACTTAAATGGGATGGTTTATGGGGTGGATGGCATCAGGGTCAACTTCAAGGAAATGTACGGTTGTTTTAACATTGACAAATGCCCACAGCTGCAAGGCAAGCCCAAGCTCTTCATCCTACAAGCATGTAGAGGGCAGCGTT GGAACAGTAGTCATGTTGGCACACCTGAAAGTGAGTTTGATGTTGTACCATTTGACCTGCAGTGTGAGACTGGCCAATCAGATGCTGGCACCCATATATTACTTAGTCCAGAAATCAGTAGGAGTATACCTACTAACTCAGATGTCATTTTGGCCTACTCAACCACAGAAG gtGAAGTATCGTATAGGAATACTGTTCAAGGCAGCTGGTATATTGAGGCCCTGACCAAGGTTTTCAAGGAATACCATCGCTCAAAGCATGTCGTTGATTTGCTCATCAAA GTTAACGATATGGTTGCATCACGTCACCAGAGTGACTCCCAGGGACATCAGATGCCAGCACCTGTCATAATGACTCGCAAATCGTGGTATTTCAACGCACCAGCCGAGAAGGATGTTTAA
- the LOC135475453 gene encoding caspase-2-like isoform X1, protein MEKIHSAALRNYRVELVKDLKPDALLDFLEAQQVFTKEMVAEIMAERTEFKKNRRLLDDLQRRGPKAFDCLLSGLVITEQKCLAEMLRLEVDRLRQLPQGASWAALSTAQQAHTPHISQMTTVSAGGQCIAQATVTPRVSERGEIVMAASGDTGRIQAESSMATSMETDMDMGSSSSNKGADDSSGERVHLYQQENMSGYAICEDKYRMESNPRGYMLIINNITFSNPEWNRAGAEADGENLISVFRQLGYLIEYQKDLTAQEMKDMVKTYSELDVHNHVDSCIMAILSHGDLNGMVYGVDGIRVNFKEMYGCFNIDKCPQLQGKPKLFILQACRGQRWNSSHVGTPESEFDVVPFDLQCETGQSDAGTHILLSPEISRSIPTNSDVILAYSTTEGEVSYRNTVQGSWYIEALTKVFKEYHRSKHVVDLLIKVNDMVASRHQSDSQGHQMPAPVIMTRKSWYFNAPAEKDV, encoded by the exons ATGGAGAAGATTCATAGTGCTGCCTTGAGAAACTATAGGGTGGAATTGGTCAAGGATTTAAAGCCAGATGCATTGTTGGATTTTCTGGAGGCACAGCAAGTGTTTACAAAAGAGATGGTAGCTGAGATTATG GCCGAACGTACTGAGTTTAAGAAAAATAGACGCTTGTTGGATGATTTGCAACGGCGTGGCCCAAAAGCCTTTGACTGCTTGTTGAGTGGTTTAGTTATTACAGAACAGAAGTGCCTGGCAGAGATGCTGAGATTGGAGGTAGACCGTCTGCGGCAACTCCCCCAAGGGGCATCATGGGCAGCCCTCAGCACCGCCCAGCAGGCACATACCCCTCACATAAGCCAGATGACCACAGTGAGCGCAGGTGGTCAGTGTATTGCTCAGGCCACTGTCACCCCGCGTGTGTCAGAAAGAGGGGAAATTGTGATGGCGGCCTCAGGAGATACTGGCCGTATCCAGGCTGAGAGCTCCATGGCCACTTCCATGgagacagatatggacatgggGTCATCCTCAAGCAATAAAGGTGCAGATGATTCCAGTG GAGAACGTGTTCATTTATACCAGCAGGAAAACATGTCTGGCTATGCCATTTGCGAGGAT AAATATCGCATGGAATCCAATCCTAGAGGCTATATGTTAATTATAAACAACATCACATTTAGCAATCCAGAGTGGAACAGAGCTGGGGCAGAGGCCGATGGGGAGAATCTGATCAGTGTCTTCCGTCAGCTGGGCTATCTGATTGAATATCAGAAAGATCTTACTGCTCAG gagatGAAAGACATGGTTAAGACTTATTCTGAGCTGGATGTACATAACCACGTGGATTCCTGTATCATGGCTATTCTGTCTCACGGGGACTTAAATGGGATGGTTTATGGGGTGGATGGCATCAGGGTCAACTTCAAGGAAATGTACGGTTGTTTTAACATTGACAAATGCCCACAGCTGCAAGGCAAGCCCAAGCTCTTCATCCTACAAGCATGTAGAGGGCAGCGTT GGAACAGTAGTCATGTTGGCACACCTGAAAGTGAGTTTGATGTTGTACCATTTGACCTGCAGTGTGAGACTGGCCAATCAGATGCTGGCACCCATATATTACTTAGTCCAGAAATCAGTAGGAGTATACCTACTAACTCAGATGTCATTTTGGCCTACTCAACCACAGAAG gtGAAGTATCGTATAGGAATACTGTTCAAGGCAGCTGGTATATTGAGGCCCTGACCAAGGTTTTCAAGGAATACCATCGCTCAAAGCATGTCGTTGATTTGCTCATCAAA GTTAACGATATGGTTGCATCACGTCACCAGAGTGACTCCCAGGGACATCAGATGCCAGCACCTGTCATAATGACTCGCAAATCGTGGTATTTCAACGCACCAGCCGAGAAGGATGTTTAA